A DNA window from Deltaproteobacteria bacterium contains the following coding sequences:
- the cas5 gene encoding type I-MYXAN CRISPR-associated protein Cas5/Cmx5/DevS: protein MDSVCLYVDVPICSFRPRWAREYQETYALPPPATVFGMLLSLVGVDWPDKEQYAGVELALALSQEPEKCRIFRKLRRVPQSKKDADPLTERRPDYQDILLDLQFWLWLRDGQACQTLTDRVRAALEPQRRREIIRYGGLSLGESSHLVNEISLKMPSGQGRFLCQDPEGYYQLPVWVQHPRCGHGQSRLEHFTLLPSETLSEPPDYDPRWITIVGPQR, encoded by the coding sequence ATGGATAGCGTATGCCTCTATGTGGACGTTCCCATTTGCTCCTTCCGTCCCCGTTGGGCTCGGGAATACCAGGAGACCTATGCCTTGCCTCCGCCGGCCACGGTTTTCGGCATGCTTCTGTCGCTGGTGGGTGTGGACTGGCCGGACAAAGAGCAGTATGCCGGGGTGGAGTTGGCCTTGGCTCTGTCCCAAGAGCCGGAAAAATGCCGGATTTTTCGTAAACTTCGCCGAGTGCCGCAGTCCAAAAAAGACGCTGACCCGTTGACGGAGCGTAGGCCAGATTATCAAGACATCCTTCTGGACCTGCAATTCTGGCTCTGGCTACGAGATGGCCAGGCCTGTCAAACTCTGACTGACCGTGTAAGAGCAGCCTTGGAACCGCAACGCCGCCGGGAAATTATACGTTACGGTGGACTTTCCTTGGGGGAATCCAGCCATCTGGTCAATGAAATCTCCCTGAAAATGCCCAGTGGTCAAGGTCGTTTTTTATGTCAGGATCCGGAAGGATATTATCAGCTACCGGTTTGGGTGCAGCACCCACGCTGCGGTCACGGCCAGTCACGCCTGGAGCACTTTACCCTACTGCCCTCGGAAACTTTATCTGAACCGCCGGATTATGATCCCCGTTGGATTACCATTGTCGGTCCCCAGAGATAA